Sequence from the Gemmatimonadota bacterium genome:
TCCGGTACCAGCATGTCCGGTCGATGCTGCAGGATGACGTGACATTCGCGCGGTTGGGAAACGCTGAAACCACCTTCAGTCAGCGGCCGGAACTCCGGAAAATGTCCCTGACGTCTCGCGCCAACCCGGCCCGCTCCTGAGCCGGACTGAACATAACCGCGACATCGAGATCAACATTCCTCGCCATGCGCACAAGTGCACGACCCTGCCGAGGTCGACTCCCCTCTCGCGTTCGACAGGAATGCCATGAACGACGCCTTCGATGTCAAGCTCGGCGGGCTTCATTCGGGCAGAGACAACCCGTCAGGGCCTTTCGGCTAGTCCGTCGGAGATCAATTGCCAGTGGCAAGCGACTCCCGGATTCGCGAGCGAAGGAGCCATGCGCTTCCTTCATTGAGTGGCAATTCCGTACAACCGCTGAAATCTTGGATCCCGGCTCATCTCGGCATTTGCGCCGACCAGCGCATCGAGTATCTCCTGAAGGGTGTGCTTCTCGTAGCCTTGCAAGACGTCCTCGTCCACCACCTGGTCAAGCACCCGAAGCATCCAATTCGGATGCTGCGCGGCATGTCCGTTCTCGCCGAGCCGATAAAGCCCCCGGCCTTCGAACGGCCGCAAGTATTCCAGCGACCACTCGGCCGCCTCCGGAAACGCGTCGCCGCACTCCACCAACAGATCCAGAATTGCCTTAGACGTTGCCGACGTATTCCGAACTGCTGCGCGGGGCCAGTAGATGCGAAGCCACGGTCGCACCTTCTCGTGCCAAATTTGCGCGCGTTCCGCGGACTCGCCGGCAAGGTACCGCTTCAGACTTACAAGCACCGTCTTGAGGCCATCTTCCGGCATCGGTTCCACCACACTGTGGATTTCTTCTTCGGTCAGTTCTTCGGGTGCTTCTAGACACACTGTCACAAACAGGCTCCTCAGGTTGCCGACTTTTCGGCCTCCGGGCCGCCCGTTTCGCAAGAACTTGAGAAACGCTCCCTTGAACGCTCTCAGCAGGTCTGGACCGACACTTGGCGACCACCCGTAAGCGGACCAGAGTTTGCCCGCCTCCAGCGACCGCCCAGGAGGGAGCCGCGCAATCATGTGCTCCTTGGTCCAGTCTGGGTCGATAGAAAACAAGAAGTGCAACCGCATCGCCAACATCACGCGGCCGAGTTCGCCGCCCGGATCCCTGCCGATTGCATCGAAGTACGGCCGCACTTGCCCGGGAATCCCCCCGCCGGTTGGCAGTTCGTACTTCCTCAGTCGGGTCAATGCAGCTTCCGCCAGCCTACCGGCAGCATGATTCAAGGCATCCGTCACCGGTTCTTCGAGGTCCACGGCCTCTGGCTCGATCTCGGGCTTGCCAATCCAAGCCCTCATCCATAGCGCCCCGAATTCTTCCTCCCGTTCGGTTCCGCAATCTTCGGCCAGCCGGTACACGAACTCTCCGGCCGCCGACCCAACCGCGCCGAACAGTCGGTCGGGGGCCTCGACAAGAATCCGAGCCACAAGGCCCCGCAATCTCGACGGCAGTTTGCGCGCATCCTGCGGCCCGGCCACATGCCATAGAAAACCCTGCCACGAGATTGGGGGCCATTTGCCCTTTCTCGCGAGGCGCCGTAGCGCAGAGGTCACCTTTACCGGTCGCAGAACGACCAGCCCCCGCAATCCGTCCTGGCCGACCTTCTCTTCCTTTAGGGCGGCAACCACATCCGCCACCGATCCCTCCACAAGTTCCCTCGGGGCGAACTCGTCATCGCCGACCCACCGTCCTTCGCCATGCCACGAAAGGAACTCGTCCCGCTCCTCCTCGCCGCCCTCCGCTGCCCGTGCCGCTTCATCCGCGAGCGCCGTCGACTTCTTGTCCAGCCTCGCACCGGACATACTCAGCTTGTGCAGGCGCAAGGCCTGCTGGTATCGAAGCTGCTCCCGACTGCCAAACGGCCCCAAGCCCTTGTTTGATTTTGGGCCGTCATGAATGGCGCGGACGATGTCCGTCCGCAGACTCCTGGGCAACCGCTTCCCGGCCAACCGGAGGAAACGCGTCACTTCCCGGTGCAGCTCCATCTCCCATAGACCCGGCTTCCGGCCCTTCAGAAGCAGGTCCCGAGCAAGTTGAATGTCCGATTTCGGATTCTCGGTCAGTGCGTGAAGCGTGAGCCGCCTGAACAGCGGGTGCCGGGACTCGATCCACCGGACAAGCAGGGTAGCCGCGCGTTTCGGCTCCCTGAGAGACAGCTCGACGTAACTGTCGCGCGCAAGGTCGATCAGGTGGGTCCAGCTGTCGTGATCGCGATTCTGTTCGTGCACCGCAATCGATGGCCGATACAGGATTGAATTCGGATAGACCCTGTCGTCTTCCTCACCGAGCTCGACCGCCCGCTCCAGATACCCGGTCAAGGTCTCCGCGTGACGCGACGACACGTCAGCGTCTTGCAAGATCTCCCTGACTTTGCGCCTGCCATCGTCGTCGCCCGACACCAGCTTGAGGTGGCCACACGTCTCGATGGACGATAACGGACGCGAGTTCTCTTCAAGATGCTGCCGGAACGCTAAACCCGAAGAGGGGCCCGAACGAACGATGAGACGCGGGGCAATACTTTCGACGGCCTCCTCCTCGATCCGTCGGCGTTCGCCGTCCGTGGCCGCCGCCCTATGGCGACGGGACATCCACAGCCCCGTCCAGGGGTTTACCGGCCTGATGTCGAGAAGCGCCGTCCAGAGGAGCCGAAGCCTCGCAGGGATCTCCGAATCTTCGGCCGCGAGCCCTCTTTCGACCTGCTGCCGAAGGTGGGGATGAAGTTGCCCGCCGTTTCTCAGCACCCAGCCCAACAGCTGGGGCACATGAAGCTGACGGGCCAGCCAGACCGAAAGCCAAGCCCGCGTCGAGTCCAGGTTACCGGGGCTCCATAGCCGCCAACCGTTGTCAACCAAATGCACCGCTGCGTCGCTGCGATCCGACCCCTTCGCCTCGATGTCATCCGCGCCACAACGCAGAAGCCCCTTTTCGGAGAACATGTCTAGCCACATTCCGAACTTCTCATATTCCCCTTCGTCGACAATGGGCGGCTCGTCAGCAAGCGCCTTCGCCGCCACCGGGTCCTGCAGCGCCCAGACAACCCTTTCCACGGCCGGATCTTCCGGCCCCGCGGGCATCCTGGCCATCTCCCTGATCGCGATCCGCGAACGAACGTGAAACGGGTCGTTTCGAAGCCGCGCCCATTCGATCAGCGTCTCCGTCAGGAGATGGTGACCGTCCCGCTGGTCATACAGAATGGGCTCCACGTTCTTCGCGCGCCAACCATCACTCGCCTTCATTTTGCTCGCGTCCGAGCCGTCCCAGTTCGCGAATGCGTATGCCGACGCGAAGCGCGCGCCCATTGCCCGTTCAGCAGCCAGGGCATCCACCAAGTAGCTCATGACGGGATCGCTCACGCTGTACCCCACAAAGACGACGGTGAACTCGCGAAACAGCTCGGTCACGAACCTCGCCGCCCACCTCTCCGTCAGGTAGGCTCGACCGAAATCGGCCGCCGTGAGCACCAGGTTCACGCCGTCCTCATTCGGCCCGATACGGCCATGCAGATGAACGAGGCTCGACCAGCTGTGGGGCTTTGGCAGCGGAAGCCTAGGCGCAGAGTCCACCAACTCTCTCTCGAGACCTGCTTCAACGAAGCGGTCGTCGAAATTGGTCGTGATAAGTCGAACGCCCTGTTCGTTCCGCGACAGATCGATCAATGCCTCGTGCACGCTCAATTCAGCACTCGGCGGCGCCGATAGCCGCTCGATGACGGTACCGCGCAGCGCGTAGGTTCCCAACCGCTCGTCCCGCTCCAGAAGCCCAAGCGCCTTGTCCAGAGCTTCATTCTCCAGCGCACCGTTTTCGAGTGCGTCAGGTTCCATGTGGTTCGCGGCGTACACATGCTTCACCAGACCTGCGAAACTCGGCAGGTCGGAGCCGGGTCCCATCGAGACCCCCGCTCCGCAGAAGAAAACAACCTTGCCGCTGTCCAGCTCGTTCAAGAGCCGCACCGGAATTGTCGGACCGCCGGCGACCAGTTCGGGCATGACAAGTTAGCTCTTCGGGCCGGCACTGCCGCGCCGGTCGCCTGTGATCACCAATTCTTCCCAATCGTCCGGCGGGCCGTCCCCCAGTAGCTTGAACAGAGTCCTCGCCGCAATGTCGAAACCTGTGTCGAACGCCGCGCGGTACCTCTCGGCCGGTGCCCTTTGCTTCCGGTTGTGAACGATCTCGGACCGGACGCCATAGAAGTCCGCCACGGATGTCATGACCCGCAGTCTGCTCTCGGCATCCGTACCCAGGAGCCAGGACGCCCTCGTTCGCATCTTGTGGGATATTTCCCCGCCGCCCAGCTCGTACATCTGCTCCAGCGCGATCGCCACATCCAGGATCCGGTCCTGAGCCGCAAATCGACCGTCCCTGGCAAGCGCCTCGGCAAGCCGTGCGACGACCGGTGCCAGCTTTCCGTACTGACCGACCCCCCTGCTCTCGAGGGCCTTCTTCGCCTCGTCGAGTGCCTGCGCCTCCAGCCGTGGCGGCGACGCAAAGGGATCGAACTGATGGACGGGGCGGCCGCGTTGCAGGCTTCCATGATTGTGCGCCTGTCCGAGCAAGAGGCAGGCGGACCGGCTTACACACTCCCGGACCCCGGCAAGGCACACGATCGGCACCCTGTGTGACACGGCCAGCAGTTCCAGGAACTCCAGGACATCCCGCTCAAACGGCTCGGGGGGGTCGTGATCCGGCTCTCTGGGATCGTCCCGGTGCCTGAATTGCGGTTGCCAGCGGAAGGGCCTCGCCACCGCCCCAACCAGCCGCCAGTCCCTGTACCTGGCCGTATCCGGCGCCATGTCCACCAGGACTCTCTCGTCAACGAAAGCCCGCGCCAGCTCGAAGGGAAGCATGGTGAACCCGCCCCCGATATCGATTTCTTCCTCCACGTCCAGACCGTGGAACAACACCGTGTCATATCCGGTGTCCAAGCCGCCCGGAACGCCGGATGCCTCTCCACTCCACGCTGCCTCGAGGAAGGCGTGCAACTCACCCGCAGCGCTTCGAAGCCCATCCCTCGGCAATTCGTCCGCACGCGCCATCAACCCACCGATCAAGTCCGTCAGCGACGTGCGGCTGCCCCGGCCCAGGATCTGCACCCAGAATTCGTCATTGCCGATGATCAGCCCCAGCACTCTCGCCAGTGTGGGATGGGAGCGAAGTATGCTCCGAACGGGGTCCATCGCCGCACGCAGCGGCGCGAAGTACTTCTCTCCGCCCAAGGTGCTGCTGTGGCGCGCGAGAAAGTAGACGTGACACAGATCGTCCAGCGGGAAAGGTGTCTCGTCCTTCCCATTGACCACAACACGGTCGCGTGGATTGTGCCGCCAATAGTCTTCCAGGAAGGATTGCTGCGCTTCGGCCAGTCCGGGGAGCGCCTGCGCCAGACGATCGATCCAGTCCTCAGCGACGAACCTTCCTTCGCTCATGCCATTTTCCCGATCAGCCGAGTCATCCCCTACCGGCCAGCCTCAGCTCCCGGACTCGACCGCGCGTAGTATTTTGGTCGCGTCCGTCACTCGCCCGTCGTCCCATACGTCGTCGGTCAGCATGAACTTGTAGCTGTTCGTGTGCTGGACAAAACTGCACCGTTCCCGAACGACCGCGCGGGGAATCAACGCCGCTCGTAACACGCTGTAATCCTTGTCCTATAGAGCCGCCGCCAAGGTATCGAAGCCGTCGAGGCCCCGTATCGCCGACAGTTGTCGGGACTTGTTGCGGGGATGGAGGCGCCGTCCTTTGATCTGATAGCGCCGGCCACCACGATCCCTCGCCGAGAACCCTTTTTCCGAATTCGGCGCAACCTGCAAATCGTAGGCGCGGCAAAACAGGAACTCGGAGACGTTCCCCGTTGGATTGTTCTCGTTCCGGGCAACGCCGCGACGCCGGAGCTCTTCCATGATCCCTGAATGCAATCCCAAGAGCCGCCGCAGGCTCAACGTCGACAGGTCGTTCATGGAATCGCGCAGCCTTCACCCTATTCAACGGTTTGCCTCCGTCACAATGCGCAGGCAGCTTCTTACCATGTCGCAGGTTTCCGCATCCCTGTCCCGGGAATCGGGTTCGGTAGTTGCGCTTGGCACAGACCGCCGGTCCGGATCCGGCGGCCGAAGTCCGCATGCGCCAGGAGCTGGCGCGATCCCCCCTGTTCCCGGGCGACGGCGACTGGCTCCGCATAAGCGGCCGTGACATCCCCTTCCCGATATCAACGCGTCACAATCAGATAAGTCGGCACGGCACGCGATCGGCCACGGGTTCCGACACAGCAATAGTTTGGAGGGTGCGCTGATCAGTGCGATAGGGCAGTATTGCGCGCGGAGCAGTGGTAAGCGGATTACAGTACATTAGGCTAGCACAGCTTGCTCAGCCGTAACCCCCGTTTGTGCTCGCTAGTGCCTCTGGACCTGCGAGCGGATCCTGCGGTCCGCCGGTCGAAATTTCCCGCACTTGAGGTTGTCATACATCGGGAGCAAGGCCACAGCCTCCGTGGCAATGAGTTCGAACTCGACCAATCAAACGAGGCCTGTCAGATGAGTACAGAACGACATCGAACCATCCCTGCGTTAAAGGTCAATCAGTGGTTGCCAGGTTGGGAGAACATCGATTTCAATCCTGCCGAACGTCGTTCCAAACCGGAAAAACACTTCTATTTGTGTTCGATTCCCGCCCGGGAACTCAGAAGTCTTTCGGGAATTGCGAGGCGGGTGGCTAGGGATGCTGCGCCCAGGACTGAAGATCTCGGAATTCAGCGACAGCACGATCCCGAACGATCGGAGGAAATCAGCCGATTCGTCGAGTATGGGTTTCCTTGGTCGACATTGAGCAAGACAAAACGCGCTACTAAGGACTTTAACGATTTGCGAAAGCCCGGCTGGCTTCCAACAGCAGTAGTGCTCAATATTTTGACTGAGGATGACGAACGCTACGGAAACAACGTCGCCACATCAGATCTAGTTTCCGTGGTCGACAATCAGGGAACAACTCAACTTCGACTTCCATATGCTACCTGGAGTCCAAGCTGGACACCGAGCCAGTTACCACCTTTCGAAATCATAGATGGCCAGCATCGTTTGTGGGCTTTTGACCGTGCCACTAAGCTGGGCAATTTTGAACTTCCAGTTGTAGCGTTTGTCGGACTTGACATCAGTTGGCAGGCTTATTTGTTTTGGACGATTAACATTAAACCGAAACGAATTAACCCCAGTTTGGCCTTTGATCTCTATCCGCTTCTCAGAAGTGAAGATTGGCTTGAACGAGAAGAGCGTCATATTGTTTATCGGGAAACGCGCGCCCAAGAGTTAACCGAGGTATTGTGGTCATTCCCAAGTAGCCCTTGGTACGACAGAATCAATATGCTAGGGGAACGCTCAAACAAATGGGTGACTCAAAGTGCTTGGATTAAATCGTTGTCGGCAACGTTTGTTCGTTCTTGGCAAAGGCAGCGCGCGAACTTGACCGGTGGGCTGTTTGGTGGCCGATCCCAACAAGAGAATGAGGTTCTTGGTTGGAGCCGTGCGCAACAAGCGGCATTTCTGATATTCGCTTGGAGCCAGTTTTGGCAAGAGGTCTCTACCAGTCAGCACAAGTGGGCAGTAGACTTACGGAGACTCCCACAAGCAGCGGGAACAAAAAAAACCCCTGGTCCTAAAACTCAAGACGATCCCGCCTTCTACGGCCCTCATTCACTAATTGCCAGTGACCAAGGCGTCAGAGGATTCTTGCACGTATTGAACGACATTTGTTGGCGGCGTGTAAAAGAACTGGGTCTGTACAGTTGGAGACCGGATGATCGATCGGGCTTGAATCTAGATGATGCCGTGAAGAGCTCGCTTGAAGAATTGAAGAAGCAAGAATTCTCTGATTTTGTCACCCAGCTTTGCGCGCTACTCGTATCATTCGATTGGCGGTCTAGCTCAACTCCTAGCCTGACCGAAGAGCTTCGAAGGGCTAAGCTGGTATTCCGCGGTAACGGCGGATACAAGGAGATCAGAACCCAGTTGCTGGAACACCTCGCCAATGCTGAGAGCGACATAGCGGATACGGCGAAACGGTTGCTGGGCAGAACATGAGCACAGAATTGAAGCAGCAAGATAAGACTGCGATCGTTAATCTGAAGCAATCTGGAGTAGAAACGACGACAGCTGGGCTAAAGCGTTTTCTTCACAAATCATCGTGGATTGGAAAAACTAACCACTACTCGAATGATGTAGTTTCTCGACTAAAAAAAAGCCCTGCCGGCGACAAAAACCCACAGACGTAACTTGGCTCAATACATAGCTGCCAGCATTACGCTTCATGCAAATGACGGCTGGAGCTATCTCGGTCGAGCCATAGGCTGCCTGTTGACTGGTGACACACACCGTGCGCTTCACCTCGCCTACTATGCCGAATTACGGGCCGCAATGTCTCTACTGGCTGGCTTCGGCATTGGCATATTTGATCATCAGCACTTCATCGTGGCGCAAGCCAATTCTACGGCCAAATTACATACAAGACTGGGGACCCATCGCATGGTTTGGCTGGCCTTGGAGGAATGGGCCAAATTGCCAAGTTCTGGCAAAATCTTCGCCGAATTGGTACGCCCAGAAGGGTACGATCTTGACGAATGGTTTCAATTGCACGGCGGCGCGAGCAAATTGGCTCCTCAAGCGAGAGCCTGGTTCCTGCAGTGGGGAATGGACCTCAGGCTGGCAAGTAAGGATCGATACGCTCGCAATGAATCTAGCTACCGCCCCGATGGCGTTCCAATTACTTGGCAAGCTGACCCCACTCTTTGTTTGAACTTTGTTCGTGACATGTGGACACTGCTTGAACCGAGTTCAACATCAAGTTTCGAGCAAATTGACCGCCATATCTTCCGCCTCTCCATTGAACGTTATTTTCGTGGGCTTACCGGAAAACCAAATGCCACCGGTGATCCTGCCTTTGTGGCATTGGTTGGCAAGACCGTATCCAGGCTTGGTCTCCCACACTCTGCAGAAAAGCGCATCAAGGACTTCTTGTGCAGAAAAGTCTCGGCTGCCGATCCATTGGTATTTCGATACTCTTCCCATCTGCCTGGTACACCCGAAACTGACGCATTGGCTGTAGTTTCGCGGGCTGTTCTATTGCTCCGACTCGCCACCGGCTCGGCGCACCGATTGCTTCAAAGAACCAGCATAAATGCTAAAGATTTGGCGTTTTGGTGGCAGAGTCTCGGAGAGAACCGTGGAATCTGGCCGCCGGGAACTCCCCCGGCTGAGCCTTACGACTTGTGGGCAGACGTCAAGGAGAGCCTTGATGCCGTGGCTCAGATCGAAGAAAAGTCCCGCCCACCACTCGATTCGTTCAGTTCAATTGCGACCGGACTGGCACCCCAGCTTACTGTACTAGCTAGCCACGAACGTGTCGGAATTTGGGGTCTATGCCCCTCATGATACGTCATCATGCTATTGCGAAACCTAGTGAAGACAACCGGACTGTCCCGTTTCTGAAGTGGGCCGGCGGCAAGCGTTGGTTTACCCTCCGTTACCGCAATATGGTTCCGGATAACTATGAGCGATATCTTGAGCCTTGTCTAGGCAGTGGAGCCATGTATTTCGCGCTAAGGCCCAAGAACGCTATCCTTTCGGATGTAAACCACGACCTGATCAACTGCTTTCAGGCGATACGTGATACTCCACACGCTGTCGCCGAACAGCTACAAGAGCACCATGTCCGCCACTCTAAGAACTATTACTATCAGGTACGCGCTTCTAAGCCAAATGACTCAGTCGAACGAGCAGCGTGGCTAATTTACTTGAACCGGACCTGCTGGAACGGGCTCTATCGAGTGAACAAAAGAAACGAGTTTAATGTTCCTATTGGCTCAAAGACTAACGTCGTGCTGCCAACCGACGATTTTGTAGGGATTAGCAAACTATTGTCACGCGCCAACATCTGCTGCCAGGATTTTGAAGTTTCGCTTGATTCCGCGGGCCCGGGAGACTTTGTGTTCGTAGATCCTCCATATTCAGTCAAACACAACTTGGATGGGTTCACAAAGTACAATGACAGTATTTTCTCTTGGCCTGATCAGATTCGATTGCGAGACGCTGTTGCAAGGGCTTCCGATCGCGGCGCGCAAATTCTTGTTACTAACGCAAATCATATTTCAGTGAGCGAAATCTATCGGGAAGTAGGAAAGCTAGATGTCGTAAAGCGCGCTAGCTTACTTGCTGCCGACACCGCCCACCGTATGCAAACAGAGGAGTTGGTCATCCGTACCTGGCTCGAAGCTGGCAGTTAGAGCGCATTCCGCCTACGTGGGAATAGCCGACGTGGAGGAACTGATTTGCCCACGTGTCGGGTTCCGTGGTCTGGAGCAGTGCGCCAATAGCCGCGTGCTCGGTCATGCCGACACCGCCGCAACCGAGCGCTACGCCCACTTCGCCGATGACCATGTCCGCAGAGCCGCCGGGCGCATCTCCGGGATCGTCCACGACGCCCTAACCGGGCGCCCGCAAGGAGGGCAGTCATGAGCGGTCGCAGCCGCCACGCCCGGCTCGCCGCGTACGCCATCGCCGCGGCAAAAACCACGGGCGNNNNNNNNNNGCGAAGGAGTACACGCTCGGGGATGGAGCGTTCGCGCACTTTGGTATGCGGGTGCTTCCCTTGGGAGTCAGGTTGTTCGTCGTCCAGACTCGCGCCCAGGGCAGAATGCCCAACATTACGCTGGACCACGTCCCGGAGGCGCGCTGCAGCGAACCTGGCGGGAGGCGGCGGCCGTTCTCGCCCGCCTATGGAGAGAGGAGGAGCCCGTTCCTTCACCACGGAAGACTCGGTCGCCGCGCTTCTGTGAGTTCGCCGAGCGCTACCGCGAGCGTCGCCTGCCTCACCTCCGTTGGCCAGCTGCTTGGTCACTGACGGCGCGAGTGCACCGCCATCTACGCTCACCTCGACGATACCGCGTTGCAGGCCGCAGCCGCCCAGGCCGCGGCCGTCGTCGCCCGCGCCATGAACTATCGGGCCGAACCTTCGCCGCTGCCGGATCACGCGGGCGATCAGGCGGACACGTATGTCAGTCGGTCGGCCGATCCTTGACCCACGCCAAGCGAAGGCGGATCCCTTCGCACTCCCGCTCCGCCGAGACCTGATTCACGGCCGGAACGGGCATCCCCATGACTTCGGCGAACGCCTGGAAGTCGCCGAACGAGGTGTCGGCCACGCTGAAGGAATGCACAAGCATGATCGTCCGCGGGGTCCGATACCGCTGGGCTTCGTAGATGGCCGAGGCTGTGCGGTGGAGCAACTGGTAACGGATGTCCTCGACATCGACTACCCGAAGACCGAGAGACCCGCACAGGGCAGCCAGGCGACGTTCCTTGCCGGGGCTGTGATCATTCCAGGCGGACACCCGATCACCGAATGGCTCGTCGACCTTTCCCTCGACCGCAATCACCGCGTCACCGCGGCGAAGCTTCACGAAGGCAAGCAGATCGGTCTGGCTGCGGCGGCCCGGCGTGCGAAGATCCACGTCACGCTCGAACAGGCCCTCCACGAGGACAGCCCGGGCATAGTCGGGACACGTGTCCAGCACGGACCCGACCGGGCTTGGGATGCCTTCGGCCGCGATCCAGGAATGGGCCAGCTCATAGGCCGAGTAGCCCTTCCGCCAGTGACGCTCCTGCTTGGCCAGGTACGGAATTACATCCTCGGGCCGGGCAATCTCGTTGGCATAGAAGAAGCGACTCATCGGCTCCACCCCCGTTGCTTCGATATCACCGGAACGGTTCCCGGCGTTGACCGTCTACCACGGTAACGCTGCTCGAGCGGCTCCGGGATCACCCCACCCGCACGGCTGACGGCGGGGTAACAGGTGCGCCGTCGGCATCTGCGTGCACGGCAACGAAGGGGGGCGCGCCATTGCCTTGAGCTGCAGGGCGGGTGCGACCCATCCCTGCGGTACGGGACCAGGTGCAAAACCCGCCACTGCGGTGCGGACCATGTGCGCGGGCGGCGGTGCGTTCCGGTAACAGACCGACCCGGCTCACGAGTCCGGTGCGCAAGGTGTGCAAGATCGCACCGGCTGCTTGCACTGCACGCCGCTCTTTGTTACCTCAGATGCTGGGACGGCAACGCGGAACGCGCCCAGGTGTCGCGGCCCGATCGTCTCGCTCAATCGCCGCAACGGCTCCAACCCCTTGCGGCGGCGGCTGTTCCGGCCGGTGATGGTGTGGCGGCCCGAGCGCCCTTCCGACTCCATTCGGAGTCTGGAT
This genomic interval carries:
- a CDS encoding DGQHR domain-containing protein, with the translated sequence MSTERHRTIPALKVNQWLPGWENIDFNPAERRSKPEKHFYLCSIPARELRSLSGIARRVARDAAPRTEDLGIQRQHDPERSEEISRFVEYGFPWSTLSKTKRATKDFNDLRKPGWLPTAVVLNILTEDDERYGNNVATSDLVSVVDNQGTTQLRLPYATWSPSWTPSQLPPFEIIDGQHRLWAFDRATKLGNFELPVVAFVGLDISWQAYLFWTINIKPKRINPSLAFDLYPLLRSEDWLEREERHIVYRETRAQELTEVLWSFPSSPWYDRINMLGERSNKWVTQSAWIKSLSATFVRSWQRQRANLTGGLFGGRSQQENEVLGWSRAQQAAFLIFAWSQFWQEVSTSQHKWAVDLRRLPQAAGTKKTPGPKTQDDPAFYGPHSLIASDQGVRGFLHVLNDICWRRVKELGLYSWRPDDRSGLNLDDAVKSSLEELKKQEFSDFVTQLCALLVSFDWRSSSTPSLTEELRRAKLVFRGNGGYKEIRTQLLEHLANAESDIADTAKRLLGRT
- a CDS encoding SIR2 family protein; amino-acid sequence: MPELVAGGPTIPVRLLNELDSGKVVFFCGAGVSMGPGSDLPSFAGLVKHVYAANHMEPDALENGALENEALDKALGLLERDERLGTYALRGTVIERLSAPPSAELSVHEALIDLSRNEQGVRLITTNFDDRFVEAGLERELVDSAPRLPLPKPHSWSSLVHLHGRIGPNEDGVNLVLTAADFGRAYLTERWAARFVTELFREFTVVFVGYSVSDPVMSYLVDALAAERAMGARFASAYAFANWDGSDASKMKASDGWRAKNVEPILYDQRDGHHLLTETLIEWARLRNDPFHVRSRIAIREMARMPAGPEDPAVERVVWALQDPVAAKALADEPPIVDEGEYEKFGMWLDMFSEKGLLRCGADDIEAKGSDRSDAAVHLVDNGWRLWSPGNLDSTRAWLSVWLARQLHVPQLLGWVLRNGGQLHPHLRQQVERGLAAEDSEIPARLRLLWTALLDIRPVNPWTGLWMSRRHRAAATDGERRRIEEEAVESIAPRLIVRSGPSSGLAFRQHLEENSRPLSSIETCGHLKLVSGDDDGRRKVREILQDADVSSRHAETLTGYLERAVELGEEDDRVYPNSILYRPSIAVHEQNRDHDSWTHLIDLARDSYVELSLREPKRAATLLVRWIESRHPLFRRLTLHALTENPKSDIQLARDLLLKGRKPGLWEMELHREVTRFLRLAGKRLPRSLRTDIVRAIHDGPKSNKGLGPFGSREQLRYQQALRLHKLSMSGARLDKKSTALADEAARAAEGGEEERDEFLSWHGEGRWVGDDEFAPRELVEGSVADVVAALKEEKVGQDGLRGLVVLRPVKVTSALRRLARKGKWPPISWQGFLWHVAGPQDARKLPSRLRGLVARILVEAPDRLFGAVGSAAGEFVYRLAEDCGTEREEEFGALWMRAWIGKPEIEPEAVDLEEPVTDALNHAAGRLAEAALTRLRKYELPTGGGIPGQVRPYFDAIGRDPGGELGRVMLAMRLHFLFSIDPDWTKEHMIARLPPGRSLEAGKLWSAYGWSPSVGPDLLRAFKGAFLKFLRNGRPGGRKVGNLRSLFVTVCLEAPEELTEEEIHSVVEPMPEDGLKTVLVSLKRYLAGESAERAQIWHEKVRPWLRIYWPRAAVRNTSATSKAILDLLVECGDAFPEAAEWSLEYLRPFEGRGLYRLGENGHAAQHPNWMLRVLDQVVDEDVLQGYEKHTLQEILDALVGANAEMSRDPRFQRLYGIATQ
- a CDS encoding Dam family site-specific DNA-(adenine-N6)-methyltransferase; this encodes MPLMIRHHAIAKPSEDNRTVPFLKWAGGKRWFTLRYRNMVPDNYERYLEPCLGSGAMYFALRPKNAILSDVNHDLINCFQAIRDTPHAVAEQLQEHHVRHSKNYYYQVRASKPNDSVERAAWLIYLNRTCWNGLYRVNKRNEFNVPIGSKTNVVLPTDDFVGISKLLSRANICCQDFEVSLDSAGPGDFVFVDPPYSVKHNLDGFTKYNDSIFSWPDQIRLRDAVARASDRGAQILVTNANHISVSEIYREVGKLDVVKRASLLAADTAHRMQTEELVIRTWLEAGS
- a CDS encoding HEPN domain-containing protein, which produces MSEGRFVAEDWIDRLAQALPGLAEAQQSFLEDYWRHNPRDRVVVNGKDETPFPLDDLCHVYFLARHSSTLGGEKYFAPLRAAMDPVRSILRSHPTLARVLGLIIGNDEFWVQILGRGSRTSLTDLIGGLMARADELPRDGLRSAAGELHAFLEAAWSGEASGVPGGLDTGYDTVLFHGLDVEEEIDIGGGFTMLPFELARAFVDERVLVDMAPDTARYRDWRLVGAVARPFRWQPQFRHRDDPREPDHDPPEPFERDVLEFLELLAVSHRVPIVCLAGVRECVSRSACLLLGQAHNHGSLQRGRPVHQFDPFASPPRLEAQALDEAKKALESRGVGQYGKLAPVVARLAEALARDGRFAAQDRILDVAIALEQMYELGGGEISHKMRTRASWLLGTDAESRLRVMTSVADFYGVRSEIVHNRKQRAPAERYRAAFDTGFDIAARTLFKLLGDGPPDDWEELVITGDRRGSAGPKS